One Gadus chalcogrammus isolate NIFS_2021 chromosome 22, NIFS_Gcha_1.0, whole genome shotgun sequence genomic window carries:
- the LOC130376255 gene encoding uncharacterized protein LOC130376255, which yields MMIADPFRPRPVPKLTWAAAVPFPRSTWIHPYVPEDDFDRVSYTIWKNAQRQGTGVLRTRTTKEVEVDRDQRSLETPCSERCTVGAEDQEGRVKREAEEMLSMVRQELEDLYSDKSKESQGWEDELTRIEIPGARVEMKRSSAGILLKGVKQQICVDGSSQPTSAESLIPLRPFTRGRSLHPAALPEASTPGRSRPAHPADTGHAPRRADQQDTPARTSRACQTEGVYCSSDSGDDSHGLPGPRRLTADRSSNEEAAAPTFGSGQCPCEASGPRQKPATCYSSFCDLDLPCRPLQPEACDAALPEPSSVAAQTDVSLALPTPTPNIKPFQPFEVSSGRKWDPQALERECDRRLLATDQMASVFPAGAPAVVPPVSMSALALAMIPDDQVVPFPLNPLAQFHVPAAFSTAAPAPAFFPPVWCRVKAPIQGRAPTPRARLSSKVPAPRQQGAYDLLADFPVLRPHNVKRGVGPAGQVWGADGRRRGLAVPQDNFNQQPCGDGDREQGKEHSQPLVPRPVCEGGQGFTLALAPPPLAKPGLSNLPVANCGGAVHTQPITETDASVGADMTSTRVDLASHAAATPEKAGGSDTQRTTDAGGNVKGESPAAKKNAACQATPPSMVANPSRAPCPHAVLQPMRLDFTPPTQCAR from the exons ATGATGATAGCAGATCCTTTTAGACCACGACCGGTGCCAAAGCTAACATGGGCCGCGGCTGTGCCCTTTCCACGCTCTACTTGGATCCACCCATACGTACCGGAGGACGACTTTGACCGTGTTTCCTACACGATATGGAAGAACGCACAGAGACAGGGTACTGGTGTGCTGCggacgaggacgacgaaggAGGTTGAGGTAGACAGAGATCAACGATCTCTCGAGACACCCTGCAGCGAACGCTGTACCGTAGGAGCAGAGGACCAGGAAGGACG GGTCAAGAGGGAAGCAGAAGAGATGTTGTCCATGGTTCGCCAAGAGTTGGAGGACCTGTATTCAGACAAAAGTAAGGAGTCACAAGGATGGGAAGATGAGCTGACCAGAATAGAGATCCCG GGGGCCCGCGTCGAGATGAAAAGAAGCAGCGCTGGGATTCTGCTCAAGGGGGTTAAACAGCAGATTTGTGTGGACGGAAGCAGCCAGCCTACCAGCGCAGAGTCTCTGATCCCGTTACGTCCGTTCACCCGAGGGAGGTCCCTTCACCCCGCCGCCCTCCCCGAGGCCTCCACACCTGGGAGGAGCCGTCCCGCCCACCCTGCCGACACAGGTCACGCCCCCCGACGGGCAGATCAGCAGGACACTCCCGCCCGTACCTCTCGTGCCTGTCAGACTGAAGGCGTCTACTGCAGCAGCGATAGCGGCGACGATTCCCACGGGCTCCCGGGCCCGCGTCGCTTGACCGCCGACAGAAGCAGCAACGAAGAAGCGGCGGCTCCCACCTTCGGCAGTGGGCAGTGCCCCTGCGAAGCTTCCGGGCCTCGGCAGAAGCCCGCTACGTGCTATAGCTCCTTCTGCGACCTAGACCTCCCTTGTCGGCCCCTCCAGCCCGAGGCCTGCGATGCGGCCCTACCAGAGCCTTCGTCTGTGGCTGCCCAAACAGATGTCTCCCTCGCTCTACCAACGCCGACGCCCAATATCAAACCCTTCCAACCTTTTGAGGTGAGCTCGGGCCGTAAGTGGGATCCCCAAGCTCTTGAAAGAGAATGCGACCGTCGACTGCTTGCTACCGACCAAATGGCTTCGGTGTTTCCTGCTGGCGCCCCTGCCGTGGTTCCTCCCGTATCCATGTCAGCTCTGGCTTTGGCAATGATCCCCGACGACCAAGTGGTGCCCTTTCCCCTCAACCCCCTCGCCCAGTTCCATGTTCCCGCGGCGTTCAGCAcagccgcccccgcccccgcgtTCTTCCCCCCCGTCTGGTGCCGGGTGAAGGCTCCGATCCAGGGCAGGGCACCAACACCGCGGGCGAGGCTGTCGTCCAAGGTTCCAGCTCCGCGTCAGCAGGGCGCCTACGACCTACTGGCTGACTTCCCCGTACTCCGGCCCCATAACGTCAAGCGAGGCGTGGGCCCGGCGGGCCAGGTCTGGGGCGcagacgggaggaggaggggcctggCGGTGCCGCAGGATAACTTCAACCAGCAGCCCTGTggggacggagacagagagcagggcAAGGAGCACAGCCAGCCCCTGGTCCCCAGGCCCGTGTGTGAAGGAGGTCAGGGGTTCACGCTGGCCCTGGCTCCCCCACCTCTAGCCAAGCCAGGCCTGAGCAACCTTCCTGTGGCCAATTGCGGAGGggcagtccacacacagccgaTTACAg AGACCGACGCAAGTGTAGGCGCAGACATGACCAGCACCCGCGTCGACCTCGCCAGCCATGCAGCTGCCACGCCGGAGAAAGCCGGGGGCAGCGATACCCAGCGCACGACGGACGCCGGCGGCAATG TCAAGGGCGAGTCTCCGGCTGCTAAGAAGAATGCTGCTTGCCAGGCCACACCTCCCTCTATGGTAGCCAATCCGTCGAGAGCTCCATGCCCCCATGCCGTTCTCCAGCCAATGAGATTGGACTTTACCCCCCCAACCCAG TGTGCGAGGTAA